From a single Miscanthus floridulus cultivar M001 chromosome 8, ASM1932011v1, whole genome shotgun sequence genomic region:
- the LOC136477086 gene encoding probable inactive histone-lysine N-methyltransferase SUVR2 isoform X1 encodes MGGKNTERARKALDAMKELGISRKQATPVLKELLATFDNNWEPIEDEHYRALADAIFARQDNKQTSLSQQGAQAAHADSEPNGSTRDDLQQYVYASHDDTGEDDNETPLVKRPRMGTANFRPEPLPFEPGPQQSAVSTQGALPASPQASRRQTRSLTVVPHAAGHEYPLAVDNALIVKEPKPEPQIDIAEVSVGDPLTDRDFLAGPEAIRLNGGSSGSGARGSIVNQAQSLGRSLQPAPVCKNRVGSTVQNTKETSFVEVDVASSANGEVKMSLKCSLDSSNFTISMEEVFKMVEEKCLHSYKVLPPEFSIGKLMSEVCQSYVQLGTMHSEVNRNDGSLHNEVVAPFVKPIACEAAVGINDNAAGGSSVPESSEHCLQNSLVTWDPELAHSKQKTTHDITDISKGEERVRVPVVNEFGSETCPPSFYYVSRNLVFQNACVNISIARIGDEDCCADCFGNCLSASVPCACSRVTGGEFPYTPEGLLKSAFLDECTSVNHFPQEQHRFYCTVCPLERSKNEASPGPCKGHLVRKFIKECWSKCGCGMQCGNRVTQRGIVCKLQVFFTREGKGWGVRTVEDLPKGAFVCEYVGEVLTSAELHERAIENARNGKHMHQVLLDAAWGSSVLKDEEALSLDGSFYGNVGRFINHRHAMTRCYDANLVQIPVEVETPDHHYYHLAFFTNKKVEAFEELTWDYGIDFDDVEGPSKPFRCMCGSRYCRDPKNPRRMGRAAAKLK; translated from the exons ATGGGCGGCAAAAACACGGAAAGGGCCAGGAAGGCGTTGGACGCCATGAAGGAGCTCGGTATCTCTAGGAAGCAGGCCACCCCAGTACTCAAGGAACTCCTTGCCACCTTCGACAACAACTGGGAGCCCATTGAGGATGAGCACTACCGTGCCCTCGCAGATGCCATCTTCGCTAGGCAAGACAACAAACAAACCTCTCTCTCCCAACAG GGCGCCCAAGCAGCCCATGCGGACTCGGAGCCAAATGGATCAACAAGGGATGATCTACAACAATATGTTTATGCTAGTCATGATGACACAGGTGAAGATGATAATGAAACACCCCTGGTCAAGAGGCCCAGGATGGGCACGGCTAATTTCAGGCCAGAGCCGCTGCCATTTGAGCCTGGACCACAGCAATCCGCTGTTTCAACCCAAGGTGCTCTGCCTGCTTCACCACAAGCCAGTCGTCGGCAAACTAGGTCCTTGACTGTAGTGCCACACGCTGCTGGCCATGAATATCCTTTAGCTGTCGACAATGCTCTCATCGTGAAAGAACCCAAACCAGAACCCCAAATTGATATAGCAGAAGTCAGTGTTGGTGACCCTTTAACGGATCGAGATTTTCTGGCTGGTCCTGAGGCCATACGGCTCAATGGTGGATCTTCAG GTTCTGGTGCAAGAGGCAGCATAGTCAACCAAGCTCAAAGTCTTGGCAGGAGCCTGCAACCAGCCCCAGTGTGCAAGAATCGGGTAGGGTCTACAGTTCAAAATACTAAGGAGACATCTTTTGTGGAAGTTGACGTTGCTTCTTCTGCCAATGGTGAGGTGAAGATGTCATTGAAATGCAGCTTGGATTCTTCAAATTTCACCATTAGTATGGAGGAGGTTTTCAAAATGGTGGAGGAGAAGTGCCTTCACTCATACAAGGTGCTACCTCCAGAATTTTCTATTGGCAAGCTGATGAGTGAGGTATGCCAATCTTATGTGCAGTTGGGCACCATGCATTCTGAGGTTAATAGGAATGATGGCAGCTTGCATAATGAAGTAGTTGCTCCTTTTGTGAAGCCAATCGCTTGTGAGGCTGCTGTGGGCATAAATGATAATGCGGCTGGTGGATCATCGGTGCCTGAATCCTCAGAACATTGTTTGCAAAATTCACTTGTTACTTGGGATCCTGAGTTGGCTCATTCTAAGCAAAAGACAACCCATGATATTACTGATATATCCAAAGGGGAAGAGCGGGTAAGAGTACCTGTAGTAAATGAATTTGGCAGCGAGACCTGCCCTCCATCCTTTTATTATGTTTCAAGAAATCTTGTGTTTCAAAATGCTTGTGTCAACATCTCTATTGCTCGGATTGGTGATGAAGATTGTTGTGCGGATTGTTTTGGCAACTGTTTGTCTGCATCAGTTCCATGTGCTTGTTCAAGAGTAACAGGCGGTGAGTTCCCCTATACACCTGAGGGCCTGCTTAAGTCAGCATTCCTTGACGAATGCACCTCAGTTAATCATTTCCCACAAGAGCAGCATAGGTTCTACTGTACAGTTTGCCCTCTTGAAAGATCTAAGAATGAAGCCTCACCTGGTCCATGTAAAGGTCATCTTGTCAGAAAATTCATTAAAGAATGCTGGAGTAAATGTGGATGTGGCATGCAGTGTGGAAACCGTGTGACGCAGCGTGGTATAGTATGCAAATTGCAG GTATTCTTTACACGCGAGGGTAAAGGCTGGGGAGTACGCACAGTGGAGGATCTCCCAAAAGGTGCCTTTGTCTGTGAATATGTTGGAGAGGTACTAACAAGTGCTGAATTGCATGAAAGAGCAATTGAAAATGCAAGAAATGGTAAGCATATGCATCAAGTACTCCTGGATGCTGCTTGGGGTTCAAGTGTATTGAAGGATGAAGAGGCTCTTAGCCTTGATGGTTCATTTTATGGGAACGTCGGACGATTTATTAACCACCG TCATGCTATGACTAGATGCTATGATGCAAATTTAGTTCAGATTCCTGTTGAAGTTGAGACGCCTGATCATCATTATTACCAT CTGGCATTTTTCACGAACAAGAAAGTGGAGGCATTTGAAGAGTTAACATGG GATTATGGCATTGATTTTGATGATGTGGAAGGGCCCAGTAAACCATTCCGATGCATGTGCGGGAGTAGATATTGCcgtgatcccaagaatccaa GGAGGATGGGTAGAGCAGCTGCAAAGCTAAAGTAG
- the LOC136477086 gene encoding probable inactive histone-lysine N-methyltransferase SUVR2 isoform X2 gives MGGKNTERARKALDAMKELGISRKQATPVLKELLATFDNNWEPIEDEHYRALADAIFARQDNKQTSLSQQGAQAAHADSEPNGSTRDDLQQYVYASHDDTGEDDNETPLVKRPRMGTANFRPEPLPFEPGPQQSAVSTQGALPASPQASRRQTRSLTVVPHAAGHEYPLAVDNALIVKEPKPEPQIDIAEVSVGDPLTDRDFLAGPEAIRLNGGSSGSGARGSIVNQAQSLGRSLQPAPVCKNRVGSTVQNTKETSFVEVDVASSANGEVKMSLKCSLDSSNFTISMEEVFKMVEEKCLHSYKVLPPEFSIGKLMSEVCQSYVQLGTMHSEVNRNDGSLHNEVVAPFVKPIACEAAVGINDNAAGGSSVPESSEHCLQNSLVTWDPELAHSKQKTTHDITDISKGEERVRVPVVNEFGSETCPPSFYYVSRNLVFQNACVNISIARIGDEDCCADCFGNCLSASVPCACSRVTGGEFPYTPEGLLKSAFLDECTSVNHFPQEQHRFYCTVCPLERSKNEASPGPCKGHLVRKFIKECWSKCGCGMQCGNRVTQRGIVCKLQVFFTREGKGWGVRTVEDLPKGAFVCEYVGEVLTSAELHERAIENARNGKHMHQVLLDAAWGSSVLKDEEALSLDGSFYGNVGRFINHRCYDANLVQIPVEVETPDHHYYHLAFFTNKKVEAFEELTWDYGIDFDDVEGPSKPFRCMCGSRYCRDPKNPRRMGRAAAKLK, from the exons ATGGGCGGCAAAAACACGGAAAGGGCCAGGAAGGCGTTGGACGCCATGAAGGAGCTCGGTATCTCTAGGAAGCAGGCCACCCCAGTACTCAAGGAACTCCTTGCCACCTTCGACAACAACTGGGAGCCCATTGAGGATGAGCACTACCGTGCCCTCGCAGATGCCATCTTCGCTAGGCAAGACAACAAACAAACCTCTCTCTCCCAACAG GGCGCCCAAGCAGCCCATGCGGACTCGGAGCCAAATGGATCAACAAGGGATGATCTACAACAATATGTTTATGCTAGTCATGATGACACAGGTGAAGATGATAATGAAACACCCCTGGTCAAGAGGCCCAGGATGGGCACGGCTAATTTCAGGCCAGAGCCGCTGCCATTTGAGCCTGGACCACAGCAATCCGCTGTTTCAACCCAAGGTGCTCTGCCTGCTTCACCACAAGCCAGTCGTCGGCAAACTAGGTCCTTGACTGTAGTGCCACACGCTGCTGGCCATGAATATCCTTTAGCTGTCGACAATGCTCTCATCGTGAAAGAACCCAAACCAGAACCCCAAATTGATATAGCAGAAGTCAGTGTTGGTGACCCTTTAACGGATCGAGATTTTCTGGCTGGTCCTGAGGCCATACGGCTCAATGGTGGATCTTCAG GTTCTGGTGCAAGAGGCAGCATAGTCAACCAAGCTCAAAGTCTTGGCAGGAGCCTGCAACCAGCCCCAGTGTGCAAGAATCGGGTAGGGTCTACAGTTCAAAATACTAAGGAGACATCTTTTGTGGAAGTTGACGTTGCTTCTTCTGCCAATGGTGAGGTGAAGATGTCATTGAAATGCAGCTTGGATTCTTCAAATTTCACCATTAGTATGGAGGAGGTTTTCAAAATGGTGGAGGAGAAGTGCCTTCACTCATACAAGGTGCTACCTCCAGAATTTTCTATTGGCAAGCTGATGAGTGAGGTATGCCAATCTTATGTGCAGTTGGGCACCATGCATTCTGAGGTTAATAGGAATGATGGCAGCTTGCATAATGAAGTAGTTGCTCCTTTTGTGAAGCCAATCGCTTGTGAGGCTGCTGTGGGCATAAATGATAATGCGGCTGGTGGATCATCGGTGCCTGAATCCTCAGAACATTGTTTGCAAAATTCACTTGTTACTTGGGATCCTGAGTTGGCTCATTCTAAGCAAAAGACAACCCATGATATTACTGATATATCCAAAGGGGAAGAGCGGGTAAGAGTACCTGTAGTAAATGAATTTGGCAGCGAGACCTGCCCTCCATCCTTTTATTATGTTTCAAGAAATCTTGTGTTTCAAAATGCTTGTGTCAACATCTCTATTGCTCGGATTGGTGATGAAGATTGTTGTGCGGATTGTTTTGGCAACTGTTTGTCTGCATCAGTTCCATGTGCTTGTTCAAGAGTAACAGGCGGTGAGTTCCCCTATACACCTGAGGGCCTGCTTAAGTCAGCATTCCTTGACGAATGCACCTCAGTTAATCATTTCCCACAAGAGCAGCATAGGTTCTACTGTACAGTTTGCCCTCTTGAAAGATCTAAGAATGAAGCCTCACCTGGTCCATGTAAAGGTCATCTTGTCAGAAAATTCATTAAAGAATGCTGGAGTAAATGTGGATGTGGCATGCAGTGTGGAAACCGTGTGACGCAGCGTGGTATAGTATGCAAATTGCAG GTATTCTTTACACGCGAGGGTAAAGGCTGGGGAGTACGCACAGTGGAGGATCTCCCAAAAGGTGCCTTTGTCTGTGAATATGTTGGAGAGGTACTAACAAGTGCTGAATTGCATGAAAGAGCAATTGAAAATGCAAGAAATGGTAAGCATATGCATCAAGTACTCCTGGATGCTGCTTGGGGTTCAAGTGTATTGAAGGATGAAGAGGCTCTTAGCCTTGATGGTTCATTTTATGGGAACGTCGGACGATTTATTAACCACCG ATGCTATGATGCAAATTTAGTTCAGATTCCTGTTGAAGTTGAGACGCCTGATCATCATTATTACCAT CTGGCATTTTTCACGAACAAGAAAGTGGAGGCATTTGAAGAGTTAACATGG GATTATGGCATTGATTTTGATGATGTGGAAGGGCCCAGTAAACCATTCCGATGCATGTGCGGGAGTAGATATTGCcgtgatcccaagaatccaa GGAGGATGGGTAGAGCAGCTGCAAAGCTAAAGTAG
- the LOC136477087 gene encoding uncharacterized protein, with protein MVAFLLPLQLPAPPLHTRPLPHHRPPVAIAMASASTADSPNPIVLGCGAASVDYLATVASFPNPDDKIRSLALKVQGGGNTGNALTAAARLGLRPRIISKVSNDAQGRNILKELQDDGIDTSYMLVAEDGNSPFTYIIVDNQTKTRTCIHTPGYPPLLPEELTKENLSAALDGADMVYFDVRLHETALIVAEEASQRKIPILIDAEKKREGLDELLNFASYVVCSAKFPQAWTGASSTPVGLVSMLSRLPKIKFVIVTLGEKGCLMLERSTIDASEADKIDIEVLLESLEKKVDESSTTPNCITSKANLRISADEVGSISGRLLLGTAEVIPPDELIDTTGAGDAFIGAVLYGLCTGMPPERMLPFASQVAGCGCRGLGARSSLPRRTDQRLVGY; from the exons ATGGTGGCTTTCTTGTTGCCACTGCAGCTGCCAGCTCCTCCTCTCCACACTCGTCCTCTTCCCCATCACCGCCCGCCAGTCGCCATCGCCATGGCCTCTGCCTCCACCGCGGACAGCCCCAATCCCATCGTG CTGGGCTGCGGCGCCGCGTCCGTAGACTATCTGGCCACGGTCGCCTCCTTCCCCAACCCCGACGACAAGATCCGCAGCCTCGCCCTCAAGGTGCAGGGAGGGGGCAACACGGGCAACGCCCTCACTGCAGCTGCACGCCTCGGCCTCCGCCCCAGGATCATTTCCAAG GTATCTAACGATGCTCAAGGAAGAAACATCCTCAAGGAGCTGCAAGATGACGGCATCGACACATCCTACATGCTC GTTGCTGAGGATGGGAATTCTCCCTTCACCTACATTATTGTTGATAACCAAAC GAAAACTCGTACGTGTATACACACTCCTGGTTATCCCCCGCTGTTGCCAGAGGAGCTCACAAAGGAAAACTTGTCTGCCGCTTTAGATGGTGCAGACATGGTCTATTTTGATGTGCGGTTGCATGAGACTGCTTTAATCGTTGCAGAAGAG GCAAGTCAAAGAAAAATCCCTATTTTAATCGATGCCGAAAAAAAGAGGGAGGGATTGGATGAGCTTCTTAATTTTGCATCCTATGTTGTATGTTCTGCAAAGTTTCCTCAG GCCTGGACAGGAGCCTCATCAACACCAGTTGGTTTGGTTTCCATGCTTTCAAGATTACCGAAGATCAAATTTGTTATTGTAACTCTAGGGGAGAAAGGTTGCTTAATGCTTGAAAGAAGCACAATAG ATGCTTCTGAGGCAGACAAAATAGACATAGAGGTACTGTTGGAATCTCTAGAGAAGAAAGTTGATGAGAGTTCTACGACACCAAATTGCATTACTTCCAAG GCTAATTTGAGAATAAGTGCAGATGAAGTAGGGTCCATAAGTGGCAGGTTACTGCTAGGCACAGCCGAAGTTATACCACCCGATGAGCTCATCGATACAACTGGTGCaggagatgcattcattggagcAGTTCTATATG GTTTGTGCACTGGCATGCCACCAGAGAGGATGCTGCCTTTTGCATCGCAAGTG GCTGGCTGCGGTTGCAGAGGTTTGGGGGCTCGGAGCAGCCTTCCTCGTCGCACAGACCAACGTCTGGTGGGCTATTGA
- the LOC136477089 gene encoding mitochondrial import receptor subunit TOM9-2-like, translating to MPPSSALSKRGGGDGGDGILAAISRSQVAAHGREAATMAKKLLRSTGKAAWIAGTTFLVLVVPLIIEMDREQQLNDLELQQQTLLGGPPSPAAK from the coding sequence ATGCCGCCGTCTTCGGCTCTCAGCAAGCGCGGCGGAGGCGACGGCGGGGACGGCATCCTGGCCGCCATCTCGCGGTCGCAGGTGGCGGCGCACGGGCGCgaggcggcgaccatggcgaagAAGCTGCTGCGGAGCACGGGGAAGGCGGCGTGGATCGCGGGGACGACCTTCCTGGTGCTCGTGGTGCCGCTCATCATCGAGATGGACCGGGAGCAGCAGCTCAACGACCTCGAGCTGCAGCAGCAGACGCTCCTCGGCGGGCCGCCGTCGCCGGCAGCCAAGTAG
- the LOC136477088 gene encoding protein PROTON GRADIENT REGULATION 5, chloroplastic-like — translation MAAAVSFSRVRALPTWSSSVYGDDHHSYTSVLAMSVSARPRPGARPLRSPARMMGNVNEGKGLFAPLVVVVRNIVGRKRFNQLRGKAIALHSQVINEFCKAIGADSKQRQGLIRLAKKNGEKLGFLA, via the exons ATGGCGGCGGCTGTGTCCTTCTCCCGGGTGCGAGCTCTCCCGACGTGGTCCAGCTCCGTGTACGGCGACGACCACCACTCCTACACCTCCGTGCTGGCGATGTCGGTGTCGGCGCGGCCCCGGCCCGGCGCGCGGCCGCTTCGGTCGCCGGCGCGGATGATGGGCAACGTGAACGAGGGCAAGGGGCTGTTCGCGCCGCTCGTGGTGGTGGTGCGCAACATCGTCGGCCGCAAACGCTTCAACCAGCTCAGGGGGAAGGCAATCGCGCTGCACTCGCAG GTCATCAATGAGTTCTGCAAGGCCATCGGCGCCGACTCCAAGCAGCGGCAGGGCCTCATCCGCCTCGCCAAGAAGAACGGAGAGAAGCTCGGATTCCTTGCCTGA